In Arthrobacter ramosus, one DNA window encodes the following:
- the trhA gene encoding PAQR family membrane homeostasis protein TrhA: protein MSELLTTKPRWRGWIHAVATPFAVAAGIVLVTMAPTTDRKIASAIYAFTGVLLFGVSAVYHRGNWEPKTRMVLKRLDHTNIMLVIAGSYTPLAWSLLERPKAVLLLWVIWSGALLGVLFRILWTGAPRWLYVPIYVALGCGALFYLPEFFAANVPAAILICAGGALYIAGAVFYGIKKPNFSPLNFGFHELFHALTVLAFAAHFAAIMIAVLS, encoded by the coding sequence ATGTCGGAGCTGCTCACAACCAAACCAAGGTGGCGCGGCTGGATACATGCTGTGGCCACGCCTTTCGCCGTCGCGGCAGGGATCGTCCTCGTGACGATGGCGCCTACAACGGATCGCAAAATCGCCTCCGCCATCTACGCTTTCACGGGTGTGCTGCTCTTCGGCGTGTCCGCGGTCTACCACCGCGGCAATTGGGAGCCGAAGACCAGGATGGTCCTCAAGCGCCTGGACCACACCAACATCATGCTGGTGATCGCGGGCAGCTACACACCCCTCGCGTGGTCGCTGCTGGAGCGCCCGAAGGCCGTGCTCCTGCTGTGGGTGATCTGGTCCGGAGCACTGCTGGGAGTGCTGTTCCGGATTCTCTGGACCGGCGCTCCACGTTGGCTCTACGTGCCCATCTACGTCGCGCTGGGCTGCGGGGCGCTGTTCTACTTGCCCGAGTTCTTCGCGGCGAACGTTCCGGCCGCGATCCTGATCTGTGCGGGAGGGGCCCTTTACATCGCTGGCGCTGTTTTCTACGGGATCAAGAAGCCCAACTTCAGTCCGTTGAACTTCGGCTTCCATGAACTCTTCCACGCACTCACGGTGCTGGCCTTCGCCGCACATTTCGCCGCAATCATGATCGCCGTGCTGAGCTAG
- a CDS encoding thioredoxin domain-containing protein, which produces MEIVNRLASAYSRYLLQHKDNPVDWFPFGDEAFAEAMRRDVPVFLSIGYAACHWCHVMAHESFEDQDTADYLNAHFVAVKVDREERPDVDSIYMAATQAISGEGGWPMSVFLTPDGLAFHAGTYFPPTPQPGRPSFRQVLEAVREAWLERRDAVEQNARGLAAGMANAQIASTVFLDRPSESLDRSLLSEAVRLLARSEDPDGGGFGAAPKFPPSAVLEFLMRHAAVPSDTSDAARDMAGRTLAAMARSALCDQLDGGFARYSVTADWSVPHFEKMLYDNAQLLRAYVHWVRLQGDWVLPAGEAASVASRVADWMLDSLGVGGPANPGGLASSLDADTVVDGVHHEGASYLWTPGSLEAVLGPEDGAAVARLMNVGPSGTVSELGSPLHPGRRLSGAESRLWNRVMPALRAARSGRPQPARDDKVVAGWNGLAIAALAEAGAVLDRPELVTAAENVAEYLMRVHWRPASGPETSSASNAGTSRPGAGVLIRVSHDGVARGISGLLEDYAFCAEGFLALYAVTGQRRWYGFAEELISGACARFVVDGRLSDSVGESAQVFNAQGQHAGLDPFDNAAPSGAAAFAGVLLSYAAYSGSHEHRAMASSILSLLPPIAGRAPRVAGWLLATGQAAVAGPIEAAVSGPPGRKQRELHRALLASPSPGLVVAVQLGLAGEKAADDGALPGSRATEPEVPLLEARTAAADGSPQVYLCRGMVCDLPLGSVEELVQRLEAMTEAAG; this is translated from the coding sequence ATGGAAATTGTGAACCGACTTGCCAGCGCCTACAGCCGCTATCTCCTGCAGCACAAGGACAATCCGGTGGATTGGTTTCCCTTCGGGGATGAGGCTTTTGCTGAAGCAATGCGTCGTGACGTACCAGTGTTCTTGAGCATTGGCTACGCTGCGTGCCATTGGTGCCACGTCATGGCCCACGAGTCCTTCGAAGACCAGGACACCGCCGACTACCTGAACGCCCACTTCGTGGCCGTCAAGGTAGACCGCGAAGAACGCCCCGACGTGGACTCGATCTACATGGCAGCCACCCAGGCGATCAGCGGCGAGGGCGGCTGGCCCATGTCCGTCTTCCTGACGCCCGATGGCTTGGCCTTCCATGCAGGCACCTATTTCCCGCCAACGCCACAGCCCGGAAGGCCGTCCTTCCGCCAGGTGCTTGAGGCGGTCCGCGAGGCGTGGCTGGAACGCCGGGACGCCGTCGAGCAGAACGCACGGGGGCTCGCCGCCGGCATGGCCAATGCCCAGATCGCCTCGACGGTGTTCCTCGACAGACCATCCGAAAGCCTGGACAGAAGCCTGCTGTCGGAAGCCGTGCGTCTTCTCGCCCGTTCGGAAGACCCCGACGGCGGCGGCTTCGGCGCCGCTCCCAAGTTCCCGCCGTCGGCCGTTCTTGAATTCCTGATGCGGCACGCTGCCGTGCCGTCGGATACCTCGGACGCCGCCCGAGACATGGCGGGCCGCACTCTCGCCGCCATGGCCCGTTCCGCGCTGTGTGACCAGCTCGACGGCGGCTTCGCCCGGTATTCCGTGACCGCGGATTGGTCCGTTCCGCATTTCGAGAAGATGCTCTACGACAATGCCCAGCTCCTCCGCGCCTACGTCCACTGGGTCCGGCTCCAGGGCGACTGGGTCCTGCCGGCCGGCGAGGCCGCGAGCGTGGCGTCGCGGGTGGCGGACTGGATGCTGGATTCGCTCGGCGTGGGCGGTCCCGCAAACCCGGGCGGGCTCGCTTCCTCCCTTGACGCCGATACCGTGGTGGACGGAGTGCATCACGAAGGTGCGTCCTATCTCTGGACTCCTGGGAGCCTCGAGGCCGTGCTTGGCCCGGAGGACGGCGCGGCCGTGGCCCGGCTGATGAACGTGGGGCCGTCCGGGACGGTCTCGGAGCTTGGATCTCCGCTCCATCCCGGTCGCCGTCTGTCCGGTGCGGAATCGCGGTTGTGGAACCGTGTCATGCCCGCCTTGCGCGCCGCACGCTCGGGCCGGCCCCAGCCGGCGCGCGACGACAAAGTAGTGGCGGGCTGGAACGGCCTGGCCATCGCGGCGCTTGCCGAAGCCGGTGCGGTCCTGGACAGGCCGGAACTGGTGACTGCCGCGGAAAACGTGGCCGAGTACCTGATGCGCGTGCATTGGCGTCCGGCGTCCGGCCCCGAAACATCCAGTGCCTCAAACGCCGGCACCTCAAGACCCGGCGCGGGGGTGCTGATCAGGGTCTCGCACGACGGCGTTGCGAGAGGGATCAGCGGCCTGTTGGAAGACTACGCGTTCTGCGCGGAAGGCTTCCTGGCTCTCTACGCCGTGACCGGCCAGCGGCGCTGGTACGGGTTCGCGGAGGAGCTGATCAGCGGAGCCTGCGCGCGCTTCGTGGTGGACGGCAGGTTGTCGGACTCCGTGGGGGAGTCGGCCCAGGTTTTCAACGCGCAGGGCCAGCACGCGGGCCTGGACCCCTTCGACAATGCGGCGCCGAGCGGGGCGGCGGCTTTTGCCGGAGTGTTGCTGAGCTACGCGGCGTACTCCGGTTCGCACGAGCACAGGGCCATGGCAAGCAGCATCCTGTCGCTCCTGCCGCCGATAGCCGGGCGGGCGCCTAGGGTGGCGGGATGGCTGCTTGCGACCGGCCAGGCGGCCGTGGCCGGCCCCATAGAGGCCGCCGTCTCCGGCCCTCCAGGCCGGAAGCAGCGGGAACTCCATCGCGCTCTGTTGGCCTCGCCGAGCCCGGGGCTGGTGGTGGCGGTCCAGCTGGGTCTGGCTGGCGAAAAAGCCGCCGACGACGGCGCGCTCCCCGGGTCCCGCGCCACGGAACCGGAGGTGCCGCTGCTTGAGGCCCGCACGGCTGCTGCGGACGGCTCACCACAGGTGTATTTGTGCCGGGGGATGGTGTGTGACCTGCCGCTTGGCTCTGTCGAGGAGCTGGTCCAGCGCCTTGAAGCGATGACGGAGGCCGCCGGCTAG